The following coding sequences are from one Lolium rigidum isolate FL_2022 chromosome 6, APGP_CSIRO_Lrig_0.1, whole genome shotgun sequence window:
- the LOC124658931 gene encoding phosphoenolpyruvate carboxylase 1-like, which translates to MISLHSAPRFTLLIKLEPGGRRRLALPQYAVLRRPAARSVRAAAVAESVGAELRRLARDRVAGDDDDRLLNYETLLVDRFLDILQELHGSNFRRVAEECLRVSGEYQRDGGDQAARLAQLGALFTSLDVGDAITLTSSFSHMLNLANLAEEVQMVRQKKMEASRRGSFADEGSAPTESDIDETIQRLVHGLGKTPREVFDALRTQTTDLVFTAHPTQSVRRSLLEKHASIRRHLTQLCVEDMSENEKQEIDEALQREILAAFRTDEIRRTPPTPQDEMRLGMSYFHDTIWNGVPKFLRRVDTALKNIGIDERLPYDVPLIQFSSWMGGDRDGNPRVTPEVTRDVCLLARMMAANMYFSKMGSLMFELSMWRCNDELRERADELHRLSSRKYAKYYIEFWKQISPREPYRIILGDVRDKLYNTCERAREILSHGESSIPEDHTYRSVEEFLEPLELCYRSLCDCGDQLIADGSLLDFMRQVATFGLCLVKLDIRQESERHTDAVDAITTHLGIGSYRDWPEEQRQEWLVSELQCNRPLFGPDLPQSDEVADLLGTFRVIAELPEDSFGAYVISMATAPSDVLAVELLQRECGVKKPMRVVPLFEKLADLQQARATMELLFSVDWYKERINGKQEIMIGYSDSGKDAGRLSAAWQLYRAQEEIVDVAERHGVKLTIFHGRGGTVGRGGGPSHLAILSQPPNTVNGSLRVTVQGEVIEKAFGEENLCFRTLQRFTAATLEHGMNPPVSPKPEWRALLDNMATVATEEYRSIVFQEPRFVEYFRSATPETEYGRMNIGSRPSKRKAGGGIESLRAIPWIFAWTQTRFHLPVWLGFGAAFRHAMDTPSGLATLREMYEEWPFFRVTIDLLEMVFAKGDPGIAALYDKLLVPEDLLPFGEQLRANYAETQSLLLKVAGHEDLLESDPFLRQRLMLRDSYITALNVCQAYTLKRIRDGEFRPATRPPLSTELLEDTAESLVELNPSSEYDPGLEDTLILTMKGIAAGMQNTG; encoded by the exons ATGATATCCCTGCACTCCGCCCCGCGGTTCACGCTCTTGATAAAGCTCGAGcccggcgggaggcggcggctcGCGCTGCCGCAGTACGCCGTCCTCcgccggccggcggcgaggagcgtccgcgcggcggcggtggccgagtCCGTCGGCGCCGAGCTCCGCCGGCTCGCGCGCGACAGAgtggccggcgacgacgacgaccggcTGCTCAACTACGAGACCCTCCTCGTCGACCGCTTCCTCGACATCCTGCAGGAGCtgcacggcagcaacttcagGCGAGTG GCTGAGGAGTGCCTGAGGGTGTCCGGTGAGTACCAGCGCGACGGGGGCGACCAGGCGGCGAGGCTGGCCCAGCTGGGGGCGCTCTTCACCAGCCTCGACGTCGGCGACGCCATCACGCTCACCAGCTCCTTCTCGCACATGCTCAACCTGGCCAACCTCGCCGAGGAGGTCCAGATGGTGCGCCAGAAGAAGATGGAGGCCAGCCGCCGCGGCAGCTTCGCCGACGAGGGCTCCGCGCCCACCGAGTCCGACATCGACGAGACCATCCAGCGGCTCGTGCACGGGCTCGGCAAGACGCCCCGGGAGGTGTTCGACGCGCTCAGGACACAGACCACCGACCTCGTCTTCACCGCGCACCCCACCCAGTCCGTCAGGAGGTCGCTTCTCGAGAAGCACGCCAG TATCAGGAGACACCTCACGCAGCTCTGCGTTGAGGACATGTCCGAGAACGAGAAGCAGGAGATCGACGAGGCCCTGCAGAGAGAG ATCCTTGCGGCGTTCAGGACGGACGAGATCCGGCGGACTCCGCCGACGCCGCAGGACGAGATGCGGCTGGGGATGAGCTACTTCCACGACACCATCTGGAACGGCGTGCCCAAGTTCCTCCGCCGCGTCGACACCGCGCTCAAGAACATCGGCATCGATGAGCGCCTCCCCTACGACGTGCCCCTCATCCAGTTCTCCTCGTGGATGGGCGGCGACCGCGACGGGAACCCCAGGGTCACCCCCGAGGTCACCAGGGACGTCTGCCTGCTCGCCAGGATGATGGCAGCCAACATGTACTTCTCCAAGATGGGCAGTCTCATGTTTGAG CTTTCTATGTGGCGCTGCAATGACGAGCTCCGGGAACGCGCCGACGAGCTGCACCGGCTGTCCTCCAGGaagtacgccaagtactacatcg AGTTTTGGAAGCAGATTTCTCCGCGGGAGCCGTACCGCATCATACTCGGGGATGTGAGGGACAAGCTGTACAACACCTGCGAGCGTGCTCGAGAGATCTTGTCCCATGGAGAATCAAGCATCCCAGAGGACCATACCTACAGAAGTGTCGAAGAG TTCTTGGAGCCTCTTGAGCTGTGCTACCGATCGCTGTGCGACTGCGGCGACCAGTTGATCGCCGACGGCAGTCTGCTGGACTTCATGCGCCAGGTGGCCACCTTCGGCCTCTGCCTCGTCAAGCTGGACATCCGGCAGGAGTCGGAGCGCCACACCGACGCCGTGGACGCCATCACCACACACCTTGGCATCGGCTCGTACCGGGACTGGCCTGAGGAGCAGCGCCAGGAGTGGCTCGTCTCAGAGCTCCAATGCAACCGCCCGCTCTTCGGCCCGGACCTGCCGCAGTCCGACGAGGTCGCTGACCTGCTCGGCACGTTCCGGGTCATCGCTGAGCTCCCGGAAGACAGCTTCGGGGCTTACGTCATCTCCATGGCCACCGCGCCATCCGACGTTCTTGCCGTCGAGCTTCTGCAACGGGAGTGCGGCGTCAAGAAGCCCATGAGAGTCGTACCACTCTTCGAGAAGCTGGCCGACCTCCAGCAGGCGCGCGCCACCATGGAGCTCCTGTTCTCCGTGGACTGGTACAAGGAGAGGATCAATGGCAAGCAGGAGATCATGATCGGGTACTCGGACTCCGGCAAGGACGCCGGGCGTCTGTCGGCGGCGTGGCAGCTGTACAGGgcgcaggaagagatcgtggacgTGGCGGAGCGGCACGGCGTGAAGCTGACCATCTTCCACGGCCGGGGCGGCAccgtggggcgcggcggcgggccgAGCCACCTCGCCATCCTGTCGCAGCCGCCCAACACCGTCAACGGCTCGCTCCGCGTGACCGTCCAAGGTGAGGTGATCGAGAAGGCGTTCGGCGAGGAGAACCTCTGCTTCCGCACGCTGCAGAGGTTCACGGCGGCGACGCTAGAGCACGGCATGAACCCGCCAGTGTCGCCCAAGCCCGAGTGGCGCGCGTTGCTGGACAACATGGCCACGGTGGCCACCGAGGAATACCGGTCGATCGTGTTCCAGGAACCCCGCTTTGTGGAGTACTTCCGCTCGGCGACACCGGAGACAGAGTACGGGCGGATGAACATCGGCAGCCGGCCGTCGAAGCGGAAGGCGGGCGGCGGCATCGAGTCGCTCCGCGCCATCCCGTGGATCTTCGCGTGGACGCAGACTCGGTTCCACCTCCCCGTGTGGCTGGGCTTCGGCGCCGCATTCCGGCACGCCATGGACACGCCCAGCGGCCTCGCCACGCTCAGGGAGATGTACGAAGAGTGGCCGTTCTTCCGCGTCACCATCGACCTCCTCGAGATGGTTTTCGCCAAGGGCGACCCCGGCATCGCCGCCCTCTACGACAAGCTCCTCGTGCCTGAAGACCTCTTGCCCTTCGGCGAGCAGCTCCGAGCCAACTACGCCGAGACACAGAGCCTCCTTCTTAAG GTTGCCGGGCACGAGGACCTGCTAGAGAGTGACCCGTTCCTGAGGCAGCGGCTCATGCTGCGGGACTCGTACATCACGGCGCTCAACGTGTGCCAGGCCTACACGCTCAAGAGGATCAGGGACGGCGAGTTCAGGCCGGCAACGCGGCCGCCGCTGTCCACGGAGCTGCTCGAAGACACGGCCGAGAGCCTGGTGGAGCTCAACCCCAGTAGCGAGTACGACCCGGGCCTAGAGGACACGCTCATCCTCACCATGAAAGGAATCGCCGCCGGCATGCAGAACACGGGATGA